In one Sebastes umbrosus isolate fSebUmb1 chromosome 13, fSebUmb1.pri, whole genome shotgun sequence genomic region, the following are encoded:
- the mcf2lb gene encoding guanine nucleotide exchange factor DBS isoform X7: MGGRQGDPASYRRLLPRNLQLVLVLRPTTLLQRTLSDILFKFNKDEFKMKVPVIMLSSITELHSYIDRSQLTLELGGTQEYCHDKWISHRTAIEGFALMVKRTAQMLQSFGTELAETELPNEIQATTILLSTHTHKKDKMKEDLQVALGQGGRLLESINEPVVQDPDHNMNQDELENLATVQRLLSQLDETKTAFDEFWVRHQTKLEQCLQLRHFEHNYREVRALLDQVSEKLATFSEVGISPAHADHIFCELTTYEERVCEVLDRASSLAREGDELIQNSHYAEDSIQPKCSELRAISENVSSNLRAKKDHLLKAMELHRCLERASKWVDDGIYLLASQPVDKCQSHEGAELALKELERYLDNASQNQLTDLSTIWGEYEAVLNQQFRDQVEKVFQKQASMQEMFDKRRVSLKKLAAKQTRPVQPVAPRPEAFIKSPLSSPAHRAQQERKCSEADSGNNCEKGNDQLQNGDSNSRHASLSEEEENLAVLRRHVMNELLETERAYVEELLCVLQGYASEMDNAAMAHLIPAPLQNKKEILFGNMTEIYHFHKRTFLRELEQYTDCPQLVGRCFIERMTDLQIYEKYCHNKPRSESLWRQCSDCAFFQECQKKLEHKLGLDSYLLKPVQRITKYQLLLKEMLKYSKSLEGADDLQEALTSILGILKAVNDSMHLIAITGYEGNMTELGKLLMQGSFSVWTEHKKGHAKVKDLARFKPMQRHLFLHEKALLFCKRREENGEGYEKAPSYSFKQSLNMSAVGITENAKGDNKKFEIWCNSREEVYIVQAPTAEVKTTWVNEIRKVLTTQLEACRASQQRAPDQVFQFPPVPSGAVSLSPFKSGQKSLKRGEEKKAEPCSPDVNSSSSPKPTGKDEAVTSPTSDRAAVAKKRFTLQGFSNLKTQKGSPTSPDHKTKRQSDPTPFGFKDAGPPPLHMNRARWFSTPSLLQTKWRGWNKTSLSLDASEEHDGYSSAEEPLNSDPEDDTGKKLCVGKYTVMADYENGGAQELSLKSGDMVQLVKEGDDGQWLVRNLSSSKEGWIAAANLITLIEKSKSRQSLTSSEGSGSGNLSTSSSCSETYTSFSDIKP; the protein is encoded by the exons ATGGGCGGCCGTCAAGGGGACCCTGCTTCGTATCGCA GGCTCCTTCCCAGGAACCTCcagctggttctggttctgaggCCCACCACCCTCCTGCAGCGTACTCTCTCCGACATCCTCTTCAAGTTCAACAAGGATGAGTTCAAGATGAAGGTGCCG gtgattatgctGAGCTCAATAACTGAGCTGCACTCCTACATCGACCGCTCCCAGCTGACCCTGGAACTCGGAGGAACGCAGGAGTACTGCCATGACAAGTGGATCTCTCACCGCACT GCTATCGAAGGCTTCGCACTGATGGTAAAGAGAACCGCGCAGATGCTGCAGTCGTTTGGGACTGAACTGGCTGAAACTGAACTACCCAATGAAATCCAGGCCACAACCATCCTGCTgagcacacacacccacaagaAAGACAAAATGAAG gagGATCTGCAGGTGGCTCTGGGTCAGGGCGGCAGGCTGCTGGAGAGCATCAATGAGCCTGTGGTGCAAGACCCCGACCACAACATGAACCAGGATGAGCTGGAGAACCTGGCTACAGTGCAAAG ACTGTTGTCTCAGCTGGACGAGACGAAAACGGCTTTCGACGAGTTCTGGGTGAGGCATCAAACCAAACTGGAGCAGTGTCTCCAACTGCGCCACTTTGAGCACAACTACAGAGAG GTGAGGGCTCTGCTGGATCAGGTGTCTGAGAAACTTGCAACCTTCTCTGAGGTGGGGATCAGCCCGGCCCACGCTGACCATATCTTCTGTGAACTCACCACCTATGAGGAGAGAGTCTGT GAGGTGCTGGACAGAGCCTCGTCGTTGGCTCGTGAGGGTGATGAACTGATCCAGAACTCCCACTATGCCGAAGACTCCATTCAGCCCAAATGCAGCGAGCTCAGAGCGATCAGTGAGAATGTGAGCAGCAACCTGAGGGCCAAGAAGGACCACCTCCTCAAAGCCATGGAGCTGCACCGCTGTTTGGAGAGA GCTTCTAAATGGGTTGATGATGGTATATACCTGCTGGCGTCTCAGCCAGTAGACAAGTGTCAATCACATGAGGGGGCGGAGTTAGCCCTGAAGGAGCTGGAGCGTTACCTGGACAACGCCAGCCAGAACCAACTGACAGACCTCAGTACCATCTGGGGAGAATATGAGGCAGTGCTCAACCAGCAGTTCAGA GACCAAGTGGAGAAGGTTTTCCAGAAGCAGGCGTCCATGCAGGAGATGTTTGACAAGAGGAGGGTCAGCCTGAAGAAGCTAGCAGCCAAACAGACCAGGCCGGTGCAGCCGGTCGCTCCCAGACCTGAAGCCTTCATCAAATCCCCTCTCAGCTCGCCCG CACACAGAGCACAGCAGGAGAGGAAGTGCTCAGAGGCCGACTCTGGGAACAACTGTGAGAAA GGAAACGACCAACTGCAGAACGGAGACAGCAACAGCAGACATGCCTCGctgtcagaggaggaggagaacctGGCGGTGCTCAGGAG ACACGTTATGAACGAGCTGCTGGAAACCGAGAGAGCATACGTGGAGGAGCTGCTCTGTGTATTACAG gGGTATGCCTCTGAGATGGATAATGCAGCGATGGCTCACCTCATCCCTGCTCCTTTGCAGAACAAAAAGGAGATTCTGTTTGGCAACATGACAGAAATTTACCACTTCCACAAGAG GACGTTTCTGAGGGAGTTGGAGCAGTACACCGACTGCCCACAGTTGGTAGGAAGGTGTTTTATAGAGAGG ATGACAGACCTGCAGATTTATGAGAAGTACTGTCACAACAAGCCTCGCTCTGAAAGCCTTTGGAGGCAGTGCTCAGACTGTGCCTTCTTCCAG GAGTGTCAGAAAAAGCTGGAGCATAAACTGGGCTTAGACTCCTATCTGCTGAAGCCTGTTCAGAGGATTACCAAATATCAGCTGCTACTGAAG GAAATGCTGAAGTACAGCAAAAGCCTTGAGGGGGCCGATGACCTGCAGGAGGCGCTGACCTCCATCTTGGGCATCCTCAAGGCTGTCAACGACTCCATGCACCTCATCGCCATTACAGGATATGAG GGTAATATGACTGAGCTGGGTAAGCTGCTGATGCAGGGGTCATTCAGCGTGTGGACGGAGCACAAGAAAGGTCACGCCAAGGTCAAGGACCTGGCCCGTTTCAAGCCCATGCAGAGGCACCTCTTCCTCCACGAGAAGGCCCTGCTCTTCTgcaagaggagggaggagaacgGGGAAGGCTACGAGAAAGCTCCGTCATACAGCTTCAAACAGTCTCTGAAT ATGAGTGCTGTCGGCATTACCGAGAATGCTAAGGGAGACAACAAGAAGTTTGAAATCTGgtgcaactccagagaagaggTCTATATTGTTCAG GCGCCAACGGCTGAAGTAAAAACCACTTGGGTAAATGAGATCAGGAAGGTTCTGACAACGCAGCTGGAAGCGTGCAGAG CGAGCCAGCAGAGGGCACCAGACCAGGTTTTCCAGTTCCCTCCTGTGCCCAGTGGAGCAGTAAGTCTCAG TCCATTCAAGTCCGGTCAGAAGAGCCTtaagaggggagaggagaagaaagctGAGCCCTGCAGCCCTGATGTCAACTCCTCTTCTTCACCAAAGCCAACGGGAAAAG ATGAGGCTGTGACAAGTCCTACCTCAGACAGAGCTGCTGTGGCTAAAAAGCGCTTTACTTTACAGGGCTTCAGTAACCTCAAAACTCAGAAAG GATCTCCCACGAGCCCCGATCACAAGACGAAACGCCAGAGCGATCCCACGCCATTCGGCTTCAAAG ATGCAGGTCCTCCCCCTCTCCACATGAACAGGGCCAGGTGGTTCAGCACTCCTAGTCTCTTACAGACAAAGTGGAGAG gcTGGAACAAGACCTCCCTGTCGCTGGATGCTTCGGAGGAGCATGACGGCTATTCCAGTGCTGAGGAACCTCTTAACTCTGACCCAGAGGACGACACTGGCAAGAAGCTG TGTGTCGGCAAATACACGGTGATGGCTGACTATGAGAATGGCGGCGCTCAAGAGCTCTCGTTGAAGAGCGGAGACATGGTGCAGCTGGTCAAAGAGGGGGATGACGGACAGTG GTTGGTACGTAACCTGAGCAGCTCGAAGGAGGGCTGGATCGCAGCTGCTAATCTCATCACGCTCATTGAAAAGTCCAAGTCTCGCCAGTCTCTCACCAGCTCAG agggcagtgGCTCTGGAAACCTCAGCACGTCGTCGAGCTGCAGCGAGACCTACACAAGCTTCTCTGACATCAAGCCCTGA
- the mcf2lb gene encoding guanine nucleotide exchange factor DBS isoform X1: MGGRQGDPASYRRLLPRNLQLVLVLRPTTLLQRTLSDILFKFNKDEFKMKVPVIMLSSITELHSYIDRSQLTLELGGTQEYCHDKWISHRTAIEGFALMVKRTAQMLQSFGTELAETELPNEIQATTILLSTHTHKKDKMKEDLQVALGQGGRLLESINEPVVQDPDHNMNQDELENLATVQRLLSQLDETKTAFDEFWVRHQTKLEQCLQLRHFEHNYREVRALLDQVSEKLATFSEVGISPAHADHIFCELTTYEERVCEVLDRASSLAREGDELIQNSHYAEDSIQPKCSELRAISENVSSNLRAKKDHLLKAMELHRCLERASKWVDDGIYLLASQPVDKCQSHEGAELALKELERYLDNASQNQLTDLSTIWGEYEAVLNQQFRDQVEKVFQKQASMQEMFDKRRVSLKKLAAKQTRPVQPVAPRPEAFIKSPLSSPAHRAQQERKCSEADSGNNCEKVSEGNDQLQNGDSNSRHASLSEEEENLAVLRRHVMNELLETERAYVEELLCVLQGYASEMDNAAMAHLIPAPLQNKKEILFGNMTEIYHFHKRTFLRELEQYTDCPQLVGRCFIERMTDLQIYEKYCHNKPRSESLWRQCSDCAFFQECQKKLEHKLGLDSYLLKPVQRITKYQLLLKEMLKYSKSLEGADDLQEALTSILGILKAVNDSMHLIAITGYEGNMTELGKLLMQGSFSVWTEHKKGHAKVKDLARFKPMQRHLFLHEKALLFCKRREENGEGYEKAPSYSFKQSLNMSAVGITENAKGDNKKFEIWCNSREEVYIVQAPTAEVKTTWVNEIRKVLTTQLEACRGVALPLCVSKASQQRAPDQVFQFPPVPSGAVSLSPFKSGQKSLKRGEEKKAEPCSPDVNSSSSPKPTGKDEAVTSPTSDRAAVAKKRFTLQGFSNLKTQKEPSAIDDKSFTLPSMKIFLSPGSPTSPDHKTKRQSDPTPFGFKDAGPPPLHMNRARWFSTPSLLQTKWRGWNKTSLSLDASEEHDGYSSAEEPLNSDPEDDTGKKLCVGKYTVMADYENGGAQELSLKSGDMVQLVKEGDDGQWLVRNLSSSKEGWIAAANLITLIEKSKSRQSLTSSEGSGSGNLSTSSSCSETYTSFSDIKP; encoded by the exons ATGGGCGGCCGTCAAGGGGACCCTGCTTCGTATCGCA GGCTCCTTCCCAGGAACCTCcagctggttctggttctgaggCCCACCACCCTCCTGCAGCGTACTCTCTCCGACATCCTCTTCAAGTTCAACAAGGATGAGTTCAAGATGAAGGTGCCG gtgattatgctGAGCTCAATAACTGAGCTGCACTCCTACATCGACCGCTCCCAGCTGACCCTGGAACTCGGAGGAACGCAGGAGTACTGCCATGACAAGTGGATCTCTCACCGCACT GCTATCGAAGGCTTCGCACTGATGGTAAAGAGAACCGCGCAGATGCTGCAGTCGTTTGGGACTGAACTGGCTGAAACTGAACTACCCAATGAAATCCAGGCCACAACCATCCTGCTgagcacacacacccacaagaAAGACAAAATGAAG gagGATCTGCAGGTGGCTCTGGGTCAGGGCGGCAGGCTGCTGGAGAGCATCAATGAGCCTGTGGTGCAAGACCCCGACCACAACATGAACCAGGATGAGCTGGAGAACCTGGCTACAGTGCAAAG ACTGTTGTCTCAGCTGGACGAGACGAAAACGGCTTTCGACGAGTTCTGGGTGAGGCATCAAACCAAACTGGAGCAGTGTCTCCAACTGCGCCACTTTGAGCACAACTACAGAGAG GTGAGGGCTCTGCTGGATCAGGTGTCTGAGAAACTTGCAACCTTCTCTGAGGTGGGGATCAGCCCGGCCCACGCTGACCATATCTTCTGTGAACTCACCACCTATGAGGAGAGAGTCTGT GAGGTGCTGGACAGAGCCTCGTCGTTGGCTCGTGAGGGTGATGAACTGATCCAGAACTCCCACTATGCCGAAGACTCCATTCAGCCCAAATGCAGCGAGCTCAGAGCGATCAGTGAGAATGTGAGCAGCAACCTGAGGGCCAAGAAGGACCACCTCCTCAAAGCCATGGAGCTGCACCGCTGTTTGGAGAGA GCTTCTAAATGGGTTGATGATGGTATATACCTGCTGGCGTCTCAGCCAGTAGACAAGTGTCAATCACATGAGGGGGCGGAGTTAGCCCTGAAGGAGCTGGAGCGTTACCTGGACAACGCCAGCCAGAACCAACTGACAGACCTCAGTACCATCTGGGGAGAATATGAGGCAGTGCTCAACCAGCAGTTCAGA GACCAAGTGGAGAAGGTTTTCCAGAAGCAGGCGTCCATGCAGGAGATGTTTGACAAGAGGAGGGTCAGCCTGAAGAAGCTAGCAGCCAAACAGACCAGGCCGGTGCAGCCGGTCGCTCCCAGACCTGAAGCCTTCATCAAATCCCCTCTCAGCTCGCCCG CACACAGAGCACAGCAGGAGAGGAAGTGCTCAGAGGCCGACTCTGGGAACAACTGTGAGAAAGTGAGTG agGGAAACGACCAACTGCAGAACGGAGACAGCAACAGCAGACATGCCTCGctgtcagaggaggaggagaacctGGCGGTGCTCAGGAG ACACGTTATGAACGAGCTGCTGGAAACCGAGAGAGCATACGTGGAGGAGCTGCTCTGTGTATTACAG gGGTATGCCTCTGAGATGGATAATGCAGCGATGGCTCACCTCATCCCTGCTCCTTTGCAGAACAAAAAGGAGATTCTGTTTGGCAACATGACAGAAATTTACCACTTCCACAAGAG GACGTTTCTGAGGGAGTTGGAGCAGTACACCGACTGCCCACAGTTGGTAGGAAGGTGTTTTATAGAGAGG ATGACAGACCTGCAGATTTATGAGAAGTACTGTCACAACAAGCCTCGCTCTGAAAGCCTTTGGAGGCAGTGCTCAGACTGTGCCTTCTTCCAG GAGTGTCAGAAAAAGCTGGAGCATAAACTGGGCTTAGACTCCTATCTGCTGAAGCCTGTTCAGAGGATTACCAAATATCAGCTGCTACTGAAG GAAATGCTGAAGTACAGCAAAAGCCTTGAGGGGGCCGATGACCTGCAGGAGGCGCTGACCTCCATCTTGGGCATCCTCAAGGCTGTCAACGACTCCATGCACCTCATCGCCATTACAGGATATGAG GGTAATATGACTGAGCTGGGTAAGCTGCTGATGCAGGGGTCATTCAGCGTGTGGACGGAGCACAAGAAAGGTCACGCCAAGGTCAAGGACCTGGCCCGTTTCAAGCCCATGCAGAGGCACCTCTTCCTCCACGAGAAGGCCCTGCTCTTCTgcaagaggagggaggagaacgGGGAAGGCTACGAGAAAGCTCCGTCATACAGCTTCAAACAGTCTCTGAAT ATGAGTGCTGTCGGCATTACCGAGAATGCTAAGGGAGACAACAAGAAGTTTGAAATCTGgtgcaactccagagaagaggTCTATATTGTTCAG GCGCCAACGGCTGAAGTAAAAACCACTTGGGTAAATGAGATCAGGAAGGTTCTGACAACGCAGCTGGAAGCGTGCAGAG gggtcgctctccctctctgtgtttcaAAAGCGAGCCAGCAGAGGGCACCAGACCAGGTTTTCCAGTTCCCTCCTGTGCCCAGTGGAGCAGTAAGTCTCAG TCCATTCAAGTCCGGTCAGAAGAGCCTtaagaggggagaggagaagaaagctGAGCCCTGCAGCCCTGATGTCAACTCCTCTTCTTCACCAAAGCCAACGGGAAAAG ATGAGGCTGTGACAAGTCCTACCTCAGACAGAGCTGCTGTGGCTAAAAAGCGCTTTACTTTACAGGGCTTCAGTAACCTCAAAACTCAGAAAG AGCCCTCAGCTATCGATGATAAAAGTTTTACATTACCATCCATGAAGATCTTCCTGTCACCAG GATCTCCCACGAGCCCCGATCACAAGACGAAACGCCAGAGCGATCCCACGCCATTCGGCTTCAAAG ATGCAGGTCCTCCCCCTCTCCACATGAACAGGGCCAGGTGGTTCAGCACTCCTAGTCTCTTACAGACAAAGTGGAGAG gcTGGAACAAGACCTCCCTGTCGCTGGATGCTTCGGAGGAGCATGACGGCTATTCCAGTGCTGAGGAACCTCTTAACTCTGACCCAGAGGACGACACTGGCAAGAAGCTG TGTGTCGGCAAATACACGGTGATGGCTGACTATGAGAATGGCGGCGCTCAAGAGCTCTCGTTGAAGAGCGGAGACATGGTGCAGCTGGTCAAAGAGGGGGATGACGGACAGTG GTTGGTACGTAACCTGAGCAGCTCGAAGGAGGGCTGGATCGCAGCTGCTAATCTCATCACGCTCATTGAAAAGTCCAAGTCTCGCCAGTCTCTCACCAGCTCAG agggcagtgGCTCTGGAAACCTCAGCACGTCGTCGAGCTGCAGCGAGACCTACACAAGCTTCTCTGACATCAAGCCCTGA
- the mcf2lb gene encoding guanine nucleotide exchange factor DBS isoform X9, with the protein MGGRQGDPASYRRLLPRNLQLVLVLRPTTLLQRTLSDILFKFNKDEFKMKVPVIMLSSITELHSYIDRSQLTLELGGTQEYCHDKWISHRTAIEGFALMVKRTAQMLQSFGTELAETELPNEIQATTILLSTHTHKKDKMKEDLQVALGQGGRLLESINEPVVQDPDHNMNQDELENLATVQRLLSQLDETKTAFDEFWVRHQTKLEQCLQLRHFEHNYREVRALLDQVSEKLATFSEVGISPAHADHIFCELTTYEERVCEVLDRASSLAREGDELIQNSHYAEDSIQPKCSELRAISENVSSNLRAKKDHLLKAMELHRCLERASKWVDDGIYLLASQPVDKCQSHEGAELALKELERYLDNASQNQLTDLSTIWGEYEAVLNQQFRDQVEKVFQKQASMQEMFDKRRVSLKKLAAKQTRPVQPVAPRPEAFIKSPLSSPAHRAQQERKCSEADSGNNCEKVSEGNDQLQNGDSNSRHASLSEEEENLAVLRRHVMNELLETERAYVEELLCVLQGYASEMDNAAMAHLIPAPLQNKKEILFGNMTEIYHFHKRTFLRELEQYTDCPQLVGRCFIERMTDLQIYEKYCHNKPRSESLWRQCSDCAFFQECQKKLEHKLGLDSYLLKPVQRITKYQLLLKEMLKYSKSLEGADDLQEALTSILGILKAVNDSMHLIAITGYEGNMTELGKLLMQGSFSVWTEHKKGHAKVKDLARFKPMQRHLFLHEKALLFCKRREENGEGYEKAPSYSFKQSLNMSAVGITENAKGDNKKFEIWCNSREEVYIVQAPTAEVKTTWVNEIRKVLTTQLEACRGVALPLCVSKASQQRAPDQVFQFPPVPSGAVSLSPFKSGQKSLKRGEEKKAEPCSPDVNSSSSPKPTGKGSPTSPDHKTKRQSDPTPFGFKDAGPPPLHMNRARWFSTPSLLQTKWRGWNKTSLSLDASEEHDGYSSAEEPLNSDPEDDTGKKLCVGKYTVMADYENGGAQELSLKSGDMVQLVKEGDDGQWLVRNLSSSKEGWIAAANLITLIEKSKSRQSLTSSEGSGSGNLSTSSSCSETYTSFSDIKP; encoded by the exons ATGGGCGGCCGTCAAGGGGACCCTGCTTCGTATCGCA GGCTCCTTCCCAGGAACCTCcagctggttctggttctgaggCCCACCACCCTCCTGCAGCGTACTCTCTCCGACATCCTCTTCAAGTTCAACAAGGATGAGTTCAAGATGAAGGTGCCG gtgattatgctGAGCTCAATAACTGAGCTGCACTCCTACATCGACCGCTCCCAGCTGACCCTGGAACTCGGAGGAACGCAGGAGTACTGCCATGACAAGTGGATCTCTCACCGCACT GCTATCGAAGGCTTCGCACTGATGGTAAAGAGAACCGCGCAGATGCTGCAGTCGTTTGGGACTGAACTGGCTGAAACTGAACTACCCAATGAAATCCAGGCCACAACCATCCTGCTgagcacacacacccacaagaAAGACAAAATGAAG gagGATCTGCAGGTGGCTCTGGGTCAGGGCGGCAGGCTGCTGGAGAGCATCAATGAGCCTGTGGTGCAAGACCCCGACCACAACATGAACCAGGATGAGCTGGAGAACCTGGCTACAGTGCAAAG ACTGTTGTCTCAGCTGGACGAGACGAAAACGGCTTTCGACGAGTTCTGGGTGAGGCATCAAACCAAACTGGAGCAGTGTCTCCAACTGCGCCACTTTGAGCACAACTACAGAGAG GTGAGGGCTCTGCTGGATCAGGTGTCTGAGAAACTTGCAACCTTCTCTGAGGTGGGGATCAGCCCGGCCCACGCTGACCATATCTTCTGTGAACTCACCACCTATGAGGAGAGAGTCTGT GAGGTGCTGGACAGAGCCTCGTCGTTGGCTCGTGAGGGTGATGAACTGATCCAGAACTCCCACTATGCCGAAGACTCCATTCAGCCCAAATGCAGCGAGCTCAGAGCGATCAGTGAGAATGTGAGCAGCAACCTGAGGGCCAAGAAGGACCACCTCCTCAAAGCCATGGAGCTGCACCGCTGTTTGGAGAGA GCTTCTAAATGGGTTGATGATGGTATATACCTGCTGGCGTCTCAGCCAGTAGACAAGTGTCAATCACATGAGGGGGCGGAGTTAGCCCTGAAGGAGCTGGAGCGTTACCTGGACAACGCCAGCCAGAACCAACTGACAGACCTCAGTACCATCTGGGGAGAATATGAGGCAGTGCTCAACCAGCAGTTCAGA GACCAAGTGGAGAAGGTTTTCCAGAAGCAGGCGTCCATGCAGGAGATGTTTGACAAGAGGAGGGTCAGCCTGAAGAAGCTAGCAGCCAAACAGACCAGGCCGGTGCAGCCGGTCGCTCCCAGACCTGAAGCCTTCATCAAATCCCCTCTCAGCTCGCCCG CACACAGAGCACAGCAGGAGAGGAAGTGCTCAGAGGCCGACTCTGGGAACAACTGTGAGAAAGTGAGTG agGGAAACGACCAACTGCAGAACGGAGACAGCAACAGCAGACATGCCTCGctgtcagaggaggaggagaacctGGCGGTGCTCAGGAG ACACGTTATGAACGAGCTGCTGGAAACCGAGAGAGCATACGTGGAGGAGCTGCTCTGTGTATTACAG gGGTATGCCTCTGAGATGGATAATGCAGCGATGGCTCACCTCATCCCTGCTCCTTTGCAGAACAAAAAGGAGATTCTGTTTGGCAACATGACAGAAATTTACCACTTCCACAAGAG GACGTTTCTGAGGGAGTTGGAGCAGTACACCGACTGCCCACAGTTGGTAGGAAGGTGTTTTATAGAGAGG ATGACAGACCTGCAGATTTATGAGAAGTACTGTCACAACAAGCCTCGCTCTGAAAGCCTTTGGAGGCAGTGCTCAGACTGTGCCTTCTTCCAG GAGTGTCAGAAAAAGCTGGAGCATAAACTGGGCTTAGACTCCTATCTGCTGAAGCCTGTTCAGAGGATTACCAAATATCAGCTGCTACTGAAG GAAATGCTGAAGTACAGCAAAAGCCTTGAGGGGGCCGATGACCTGCAGGAGGCGCTGACCTCCATCTTGGGCATCCTCAAGGCTGTCAACGACTCCATGCACCTCATCGCCATTACAGGATATGAG GGTAATATGACTGAGCTGGGTAAGCTGCTGATGCAGGGGTCATTCAGCGTGTGGACGGAGCACAAGAAAGGTCACGCCAAGGTCAAGGACCTGGCCCGTTTCAAGCCCATGCAGAGGCACCTCTTCCTCCACGAGAAGGCCCTGCTCTTCTgcaagaggagggaggagaacgGGGAAGGCTACGAGAAAGCTCCGTCATACAGCTTCAAACAGTCTCTGAAT ATGAGTGCTGTCGGCATTACCGAGAATGCTAAGGGAGACAACAAGAAGTTTGAAATCTGgtgcaactccagagaagaggTCTATATTGTTCAG GCGCCAACGGCTGAAGTAAAAACCACTTGGGTAAATGAGATCAGGAAGGTTCTGACAACGCAGCTGGAAGCGTGCAGAG gggtcgctctccctctctgtgtttcaAAAGCGAGCCAGCAGAGGGCACCAGACCAGGTTTTCCAGTTCCCTCCTGTGCCCAGTGGAGCAGTAAGTCTCAG TCCATTCAAGTCCGGTCAGAAGAGCCTtaagaggggagaggagaagaaagctGAGCCCTGCAGCCCTGATGTCAACTCCTCTTCTTCACCAAAGCCAACGGGAAAAG GATCTCCCACGAGCCCCGATCACAAGACGAAACGCCAGAGCGATCCCACGCCATTCGGCTTCAAAG ATGCAGGTCCTCCCCCTCTCCACATGAACAGGGCCAGGTGGTTCAGCACTCCTAGTCTCTTACAGACAAAGTGGAGAG gcTGGAACAAGACCTCCCTGTCGCTGGATGCTTCGGAGGAGCATGACGGCTATTCCAGTGCTGAGGAACCTCTTAACTCTGACCCAGAGGACGACACTGGCAAGAAGCTG TGTGTCGGCAAATACACGGTGATGGCTGACTATGAGAATGGCGGCGCTCAAGAGCTCTCGTTGAAGAGCGGAGACATGGTGCAGCTGGTCAAAGAGGGGGATGACGGACAGTG GTTGGTACGTAACCTGAGCAGCTCGAAGGAGGGCTGGATCGCAGCTGCTAATCTCATCACGCTCATTGAAAAGTCCAAGTCTCGCCAGTCTCTCACCAGCTCAG agggcagtgGCTCTGGAAACCTCAGCACGTCGTCGAGCTGCAGCGAGACCTACACAAGCTTCTCTGACATCAAGCCCTGA